Proteins from a single region of Paenibacillus sp. BIHB 4019:
- a CDS encoding nitroreductase family protein — MSQSFLESVQARRTYYGISKESVVSDEKIVELVNEAVKHSPSSFNSQSARAVVLLGENHDKLWSIVLEALRAIVPADQFASTEGRIASFNNGYGTILFFEDHNVVAGLQQQFPSYADNFPLWSHQSSGMLQFVVWNLLEEAGFGASLQHYNPLIDEKVKATFGLPESWGLIAQMPFGKPTAEPGEKTFQPLEERVKVFK, encoded by the coding sequence ATGTCACAAAGCTTTTTGGAATCTGTGCAAGCCAGACGTACTTACTACGGAATTAGCAAAGAATCCGTTGTTTCTGATGAGAAAATCGTAGAATTGGTTAACGAAGCCGTTAAGCATTCACCTTCATCCTTTAACTCTCAAAGTGCTAGAGCAGTTGTCCTGCTCGGCGAAAATCATGATAAATTGTGGAGCATTGTGCTCGAAGCACTTCGCGCAATCGTTCCTGCTGATCAATTCGCTTCGACAGAAGGCAGAATTGCTTCTTTCAATAATGGCTACGGCACGATTTTGTTCTTCGAGGATCACAATGTGGTTGCAGGCTTGCAGCAGCAATTCCCTTCGTATGCCGACAACTTCCCGCTTTGGTCGCACCAATCCTCGGGCATGCTGCAATTTGTAGTATGGAATCTGCTGGAAGAGGCAGGCTTCGGCGCTTCCCTGCAGCATTACAACCCGCTTATCGACGAAAAAGTAAAAGCGACATTTGGCCTGCCAGAATCATGGGGCCTGATTGCCCAAATGCCTTTCGGCAAGCCGACAGCAGAGCCAGGCGAAAAAACATTCCAGCCGCTTGAAGAACGCGTTAAAGTATTCAAATAA
- a CDS encoding DUF2339 domain-containing protein, protein MNIWIRKQWTLLLGVLFVLSAFITLFKYTVEQGWVTNAMKIGLGLLSGAGFAAAGFSLIKREKWPLVGELLIGLGACLLYTTAAFAGVYYEMWDSMTVLLGMTAVTAALTVYAYRFESRLLINIALTGGLLSPLLMRPETDQVFTLFLYMLVLNSAFFWLSTVKSWNELRLTSFIGSWIMYIVYFFTFDPVVEGVWNLPLRYALAAFLFYQIGFLLASRANKQSFDGMNMYAGLSNGVIFGFWSLLLIHGELHYAYPLAFIGFVLLLASWFIHYHVKRMEPASATYGSAGVLLMLLALNQVGSGLAVKPIFNVFLWSAVAALLVLVGKRFRWQALNLASLIIWFTTVCYWYVITWFTPRGEWFGVFIPFLNWGAMAWLALAALGFYYSTRQKFASLGDAGNRVMGNMYALCSHLIIGGLLTVQMIRLFQEHLYDLPSFYVQLSLSASWGVYALLLVLWGVNRGQSVFRWFGFSVLGLTAIKAIFFDLNGQESLYKVLVLLLLGGISFLIAWINGKWNKVRELGEQSWEQHGTDTDMKKDKV, encoded by the coding sequence ATGAATATATGGATTCGCAAACAATGGACTTTGCTGCTCGGCGTGTTATTTGTCCTGTCAGCATTCATCACTTTGTTCAAATATACGGTGGAGCAGGGCTGGGTAACGAATGCGATGAAAATCGGGCTGGGACTGCTGAGCGGTGCAGGCTTTGCCGCAGCAGGGTTTTCGCTGATTAAGCGGGAAAAATGGCCGCTCGTCGGCGAGCTTTTAATCGGACTAGGCGCCTGCCTGCTATATACGACGGCCGCTTTTGCCGGTGTCTATTATGAAATGTGGGACTCGATGACGGTGCTGCTGGGCATGACGGCTGTTACTGCGGCGCTTACGGTTTATGCTTACCGCTTTGAATCGCGTCTGCTCATAAACATTGCTTTGACGGGCGGCCTGCTGTCGCCGCTGCTGATGCGTCCGGAAACGGATCAAGTATTTACTTTATTTTTGTATATGCTCGTGCTCAATTCCGCTTTTTTCTGGCTCAGCACGGTGAAGAGCTGGAATGAGCTCAGACTGACATCGTTTATCGGAAGCTGGATCATGTATATCGTCTACTTTTTTACCTTCGATCCCGTGGTGGAGGGTGTATGGAATTTGCCGCTGCGCTACGCGCTTGCTGCATTCCTATTTTATCAGATCGGCTTCCTGCTTGCCTCGCGGGCCAATAAACAAAGCTTTGACGGGATGAACATGTATGCGGGTCTGTCCAATGGCGTTATTTTTGGCTTCTGGTCGCTGCTGCTCATTCATGGTGAATTGCATTATGCTTATCCGCTGGCGTTTATCGGCTTTGTGCTGCTGCTTGCCAGCTGGTTTATCCACTATCATGTGAAGCGCATGGAGCCGGCTTCGGCTACGTATGGTTCTGCTGGTGTGCTGCTGATGCTGCTTGCGCTTAATCAGGTCGGCAGCGGTCTCGCGGTCAAACCGATCTTCAATGTATTTCTATGGTCGGCGGTGGCCGCGCTGCTTGTCTTAGTGGGCAAAAGATTTCGCTGGCAAGCTTTGAATCTGGCCTCGCTCATTATATGGTTTACGACGGTATGTTATTGGTACGTCATTACATGGTTTACACCGCGCGGCGAATGGTTCGGCGTCTTCATTCCGTTTCTGAACTGGGGGGCAATGGCGTGGCTGGCGCTCGCCGCATTGGGCTTCTATTATTCGACGAGGCAGAAGTTTGCGTCACTGGGCGATGCAGGCAATCGCGTGATGGGGAATATGTATGCGTTGTGCTCGCATCTAATCATTGGCGGCTTGTTGACCGTCCAAATGATTCGGTTGTTTCAGGAGCATCTTTACGATCTTCCAAGCTTCTATGTGCAGCTCAGCCTGTCGGCTTCATGGGGCGTATATGCTTTGCTGCTCGTATTGTGGGGCGTTAATCGCGGGCAATCGGTGTTCCGCTGGTTCGGTTTCTCGGTTTTGGGACTGACGGCGATTAAAGCGATTTTCTTCGACCTGAACGGCCAGGAAAGCTTATACAAGGTGCTGGTGCTGCTATTGCTCGGAGGAATCTCCTTCCTCATCGCTTGGATCAATGGCAAATGGAATAAAGTGAGAGAGCTTGGCGAGCAGTCTTGGGAGCAGCATGGTACAGATACGGATATGAAGAAAGATAAGGTGTAA
- a CDS encoding response regulator transcription factor, whose amino-acid sequence MDNIQVWIVEDDKDWLRGLKAFLAAQPNIEVVFTSDNPQEVREALAGERQAPDVVLMDIMLGDEPAGIELAEATAMSTGARVIMLTSMEEKELILQAFQVGAIDYQIKSDFEALPAAIAAAAKRQSPISAAAAEQMREEFRRLKQLERDFEVKKVRDLITPAELQLLELVDQGYSQSQMADKLFVSIRTVKNHINHILKKLQLGGSKEAAQQVKALGLLEKENKDGNGTT is encoded by the coding sequence ATGGATAACATACAAGTGTGGATCGTAGAGGACGACAAGGACTGGCTGCGCGGACTGAAAGCTTTTTTGGCAGCCCAGCCGAACATTGAAGTCGTATTTACCTCGGATAATCCGCAGGAAGTGCGGGAAGCGCTTGCTGGAGAGCGCCAAGCGCCAGATGTTGTACTCATGGATATTATGCTCGGTGACGAGCCGGCGGGCATTGAGCTGGCGGAGGCGACGGCGATGTCGACGGGCGCGAGGGTCATTATGCTGACGTCGATGGAGGAGAAGGAGCTGATTTTGCAAGCTTTTCAGGTGGGAGCGATCGATTACCAGATCAAATCCGACTTTGAAGCGCTGCCAGCGGCGATTGCGGCGGCGGCGAAGCGCCAGTCCCCGATCAGCGCGGCGGCGGCGGAGCAGATGCGCGAGGAATTCCGCAGGCTGAAGCAGCTGGAACGGGATTTTGAAGTGAAGAAGGTTCGCGATCTGATTACGCCTGCGGAGCTGCAATTGCTGGAGCTTGTCGATCAAGGCTATTCGCAGTCGCAGATGGCCGATAAGCTGTTCGTTTCCATTCGAACGGTCAAAAACCACATTAACCATATACTCAAGAAGCTGCAGCTGGGCGGTTCGAAAGAGGCTGCGCAGCAGGTGAAAGCACTTGGCCTATTAGAAAAAGAAAATAAGGATGGAAATGGTACCACGTAA
- a CDS encoding HAMP domain-containing sensor histidine kinase, with product MLFVLIALWGIASILMLSDPRSVVSRRLSGVPFTGGAGAMSVVLDERIIPYVSQHYMNETADQLLYMLQAFCSLLSYYGLPYTFLLFALAYRPIDRLQPYERILPLLLFIPIAACLLFTPGYNETYPITFSVVVWWAMPYVAVGAVNILLKNPGYLAQARRHWIVCTSVLTPVLFSATMNYVLPSLGFLRMWVYNTWFVGIGALVFVIGLFTYGFLGVRVFIDRRRLDSTLRAVTSGTAILNHAIKNDVGKMRLFGEKMRAYAASTNQEELLADAETVLRTTRHIQEMIGRVHHGTEDLALKPTREDLGELLLMTLEPYKLIAEGVRFSSSLPEGWSCMIDRAQVTEALGNLISNAIEAMDGKGTLSLIMKETKRDIMIEVRDTGPGMDRTQTAKAFEPFYTTKRGGSTNFGLGLPYAYHVMRKHGGSLHIQSRLGAGTLVSMIFKKKAIQAQYTAGASPNYEHKTAEG from the coding sequence GTGCTATTTGTCCTAATTGCCTTATGGGGAATCGCTTCTATTTTGATGCTGTCCGACCCACGCTCGGTTGTGAGCAGGCGGCTCAGCGGGGTACCTTTTACGGGCGGAGCCGGCGCGATGTCGGTCGTGCTGGATGAGCGAATTATTCCTTATGTGAGCCAGCATTATATGAACGAAACGGCAGATCAGCTGCTGTATATGCTGCAAGCATTTTGTTCGCTGCTGTCCTACTACGGTTTGCCATACACCTTCCTATTGTTTGCGCTGGCTTATCGCCCTATCGACCGACTGCAGCCTTATGAGCGTATTTTGCCGCTGCTGCTGTTTATTCCGATTGCGGCCTGCCTGCTGTTTACACCGGGTTATAATGAAACGTATCCGATTACATTTTCGGTAGTCGTCTGGTGGGCAATGCCTTATGTAGCGGTCGGAGCGGTTAATATTTTACTTAAAAATCCAGGCTATTTGGCCCAGGCGAGACGCCACTGGATCGTATGCACATCTGTGCTGACACCGGTGCTGTTTAGCGCCACGATGAATTATGTATTGCCAAGCCTCGGTTTCCTGCGGATGTGGGTGTACAATACATGGTTCGTAGGCATAGGAGCACTCGTATTTGTCATAGGCTTGTTCACCTACGGCTTTCTTGGGGTACGTGTATTTATCGACCGTCGCCGCCTTGATTCGACATTGCGGGCAGTTACATCGGGTACAGCTATTCTCAACCATGCGATCAAAAATGATGTCGGCAAAATGCGGCTCTTCGGCGAGAAGATGCGCGCATACGCGGCATCCACGAACCAGGAGGAGCTGCTTGCCGATGCGGAGACCGTGCTGCGGACGACGCGGCACATCCAGGAAATGATTGGCCGTGTCCATCACGGCACCGAGGATTTGGCGCTTAAGCCTACGCGGGAAGACCTTGGCGAGCTGCTGCTCATGACGCTTGAGCCGTATAAGCTGATCGCTGAAGGCGTTCGTTTCTCAAGCAGCCTGCCGGAGGGCTGGAGCTGTATGATTGATCGTGCGCAAGTTACCGAGGCACTTGGCAACTTAATCTCAAACGCCATTGAAGCAATGGACGGCAAAGGCACGCTGAGCCTTATAATGAAAGAGACGAAACGGGATATAATGATCGAGGTGCGCGATACGGGGCCGGGTATGGATCGTACGCAGACAGCCAAAGCGTTTGAGCCTTTTTATACGACCAAACGCGGGGGCAGTACAAACTTCGGGCTTGGACTGCCGTATGCGTATCATGTGATGCGCAAGCATGGCGGCTCTTTGCATATTCAGAGCAGGCTGGGAGCAGGCACGCTCGTATCGATGATATTCAAGAAAAAGGCGATTCAGGCGCAGTATACTGCGGGAGCAAGCCCGAATTACGAGCACAAAACGGCAGAGGGATAA
- a CDS encoding DUF6713 family protein, whose product MPDFLLVLFLFNLCLFLLHEMDAIRHSEWRLFIFLKDMEDSKAYKVFTFIHLPMYTVILALLFSDYQTVTFWVLDIFFIIHAILHLFFEKHPRNGFKNTFSRSFIYPMGMIAAIHLLLMVMK is encoded by the coding sequence ATGCCGGATTTTTTACTTGTGCTATTTTTGTTCAATTTATGTTTATTTCTGTTGCACGAAATGGATGCGATCCGCCATTCTGAATGGAGATTGTTTATCTTTCTTAAGGATATGGAGGATTCGAAAGCCTATAAGGTGTTCACCTTTATCCATCTTCCGATGTATACGGTTATACTCGCTCTGCTTTTCAGCGATTATCAGACGGTTACGTTTTGGGTGCTGGATATATTTTTTATTATCCATGCCATTCTACATCTCTTTTTTGAAAAGCATCCCCGCAATGGCTTCAAAAACACGTTCTCCCGATCCTTTATTTATCCAATGGGAATGATTGCGGCGATTCATTTGTTGCTGATGGTTATGAAGTGA
- a CDS encoding sn-glycerol-1-phosphate dehydrogenase, giving the protein MTLMEKFKLAAAGYDASAVQSIVIEPLLIERGATQQVAPYLVQKGYRNVLIVSDSITYEIAGKQLEAAIAAQDIAVKATLIKPNQQGDVIADEVSIVQLLLDIQHYAAEVVIAAGSGTLHDITRYAAYTAGIPFVSVPTAPSVDGFNSKGAPIIIRGEKITIAAIGPDAIFADLDVLTQAPVAMVAAGFGDMLGKYTSLFDWSYGSLAGEEAYSDIVATITRDALMQCVENVELIASRSEEGIRALISALIESGLAMLLFGQSHSASGAEHHLSHYWEMEYIRLGNRQLLHGAKVGVACAEISGLYHRLADGQVPAISGTEHAERISQLIAEIPNEDTIRGWLKQVGGPSTTDELGVSDELLARSLSEAHLVRPNRYTLLRAYNEGAGK; this is encoded by the coding sequence ATGACGCTAATGGAAAAATTCAAGCTGGCTGCCGCAGGCTATGACGCCTCCGCCGTCCAGTCCATCGTAATTGAACCGCTGCTTATTGAACGTGGAGCCACTCAGCAGGTCGCACCTTATTTGGTACAAAAGGGCTATCGCAACGTTTTAATCGTGTCCGACAGCATCACATATGAAATAGCTGGAAAACAATTGGAAGCGGCAATTGCTGCGCAAGATATTGCGGTTAAGGCAACGCTCATTAAGCCTAACCAACAGGGAGACGTCATTGCGGACGAAGTATCCATAGTGCAGCTGCTGCTTGATATTCAGCATTACGCTGCGGAAGTAGTCATAGCGGCTGGCTCTGGCACGCTTCATGATATTACGCGTTATGCTGCTTATACGGCGGGCATACCGTTTGTATCCGTGCCGACCGCTCCGTCCGTAGACGGCTTCAATTCCAAGGGAGCACCGATTATTATTCGGGGTGAAAAGATTACGATCGCCGCGATTGGCCCAGACGCGATTTTTGCCGATCTCGATGTGCTGACGCAGGCTCCTGTCGCCATGGTCGCCGCTGGCTTTGGCGATATGCTTGGCAAATATACGTCCCTGTTCGATTGGTCCTACGGCTCGCTTGCGGGAGAGGAAGCTTATTCGGATATCGTAGCGACGATTACGCGTGATGCTTTAATGCAGTGTGTGGAAAATGTAGAGCTGATTGCCTCGCGCAGCGAAGAGGGCATTCGCGCGCTGATCAGCGCTTTGATCGAATCGGGCCTTGCGATGCTGCTGTTCGGGCAATCCCATTCGGCTTCGGGCGCAGAGCATCATTTGTCCCATTACTGGGAAATGGAATATATTCGCCTCGGCAACCGCCAGCTGCTGCATGGAGCGAAGGTTGGCGTCGCATGTGCGGAAATTTCGGGGCTGTATCATCGCTTGGCGGATGGGCAGGTGCCTGCCATTAGCGGAACAGAGCATGCGGAACGCATCAGCCAGCTGATCGCAGAAATTCCGAATGAGGACACCATTCGCGGCTGGCTGAAGCAAGTTGGTGGGCCATCGACCACGGATGAGCTAGGTGTGAGCGACGAGCTGCTGGCCCGCAGCTTGAGTGAGGCGCATTTAGTGCGGCCTAATCGTTACACGCTGCTGAGAGCGTATAACGAAGGGGCGGGAAAGTAA
- a CDS encoding ABC transporter ATP-binding protein, protein MKKIVELQGVTKTYGSRKALHNINLNLEAGKIIGLLGSNGSGKSTLMKLAAGLIQPTSGSVRICGEPIGIGTKAVTSFMPDQPVTESWMRVKDALRFFSDFYKDFDQEKAGSMLDFLKLDRNDRISSLSKGMNERLQLTLAMSRQAKLYLLDEPIGGVDPVARGKILDAIVKFYNEDSCVLISTHLITDIERVFDEVIFIQNGEVSLRQDVESIRSKHGKSVDELFREVFSE, encoded by the coding sequence ATGAAGAAGATTGTTGAACTGCAAGGCGTAACGAAAACTTACGGATCGAGAAAAGCGCTGCATAATATTAATTTAAACCTGGAAGCTGGCAAAATAATAGGTCTGCTAGGCAGCAATGGCAGCGGCAAGAGTACACTCATGAAGCTGGCGGCAGGACTCATTCAGCCAACCTCAGGAAGCGTTCGAATTTGCGGAGAGCCGATTGGCATCGGGACGAAGGCCGTTACGTCCTTTATGCCGGATCAGCCGGTAACCGAGTCGTGGATGCGGGTGAAGGATGCCCTTCGTTTTTTCAGTGACTTTTATAAGGACTTCGATCAGGAGAAAGCGGGAAGCATGCTCGATTTTTTGAAGCTGGATCGCAATGATCGCATTAGTTCCTTATCCAAAGGGATGAATGAGCGGCTGCAGCTCACGCTGGCGATGTCGCGCCAAGCTAAGCTTTATTTGCTCGATGAGCCGATAGGCGGTGTTGATCCCGTCGCGCGGGGCAAAATTTTGGACGCCATCGTTAAGTTTTATAATGAAGACAGCTGCGTGCTTATCTCGACGCATTTAATTACCGACATTGAACGGGTTTTCGATGAAGTCATTTTTATTCAAAACGGTGAAGTTTCACTGCGTCAGGATGTGGAGAGCATACGCTCCAAGCATGGCAAAAGTGTAGATGAACTATTCAGGGAGGTATTTTCAGAATGA
- a CDS encoding GntR family transcriptional regulator → MPIEFDNNQPIYIQIMNYIKQQIISGKLNPGDKIDSVRELAVELQINPNTIQRTFQELEREGIVETRRGLGRYVTSEEAAIVSIKKEMAADLLGRFIQGMRDLGFKKDDIVAIVTEAVSKEEHK, encoded by the coding sequence ATGCCGATTGAATTTGACAACAACCAGCCGATCTACATCCAGATCATGAACTATATTAAACAGCAAATTATTAGCGGGAAGCTTAATCCCGGCGATAAAATCGATTCGGTGCGCGAGCTTGCAGTGGAGCTGCAAATCAATCCGAATACGATCCAGCGTACTTTTCAGGAGCTGGAGCGTGAAGGCATCGTCGAAACAAGACGGGGACTTGGAAGATATGTAACGAGCGAGGAGGCGGCGATAGTGAGCATTAAGAAAGAAATGGCAGCTGACTTGCTCGGACGTTTCATTCAGGGGATGCGCGATTTGGGCTTTAAGAAGGATGACATTGTAGCGATTGTTACGGAAGCGGTTAGCAAGGAAGAGCACAAATAG
- a CDS encoding methyl-accepting chemotaxis protein → MKKQKVTTKLLFITSLITLFNVVAGGWIFMQNASVRSAVKASNELQEAKKEYQGISDSMLRTLLSMIDAVENGSTGDDGINLALKSMPERVEKLKVTLAYLDEKYPHGDNGTAYSNQGNVFGLALEQLNKENGNHSLLTIEDRSAKVKQLVSTYTIVLSFANETVENWLEVDTVATQETLNKSIAAANTIIIINIVLLAVLPFLMSYSLSRNVKKGIVGLTKRIAAYQNNDFTYDEKLDRQDEFGQIDRSLAQMGSALRDTLRSTMDVSTVVLQASRNMGDMIVRNQNASEQVKEEIGNGKTILMTQYDDATSISAVTEQISASSQQIAASTEYINRDMKEMRESSRTGSTDMKGVVQMVNQTVQQFARVTESFDRINERYNNVTKFLGGIQDLNTQTNLLSLNASIESARAGEHGRGFAVVAEEIRKLSSQTDIISKDITKELKLIQNDFADSSQSLSSFSEVIETTKQASVTASEMFNGLENQSSVLSEQMGEISVGIDEITKGITDIVGSVDKLLQTSSEVNGKMEQMSGMSEDQFEVSIQLQELAEKLQGSSTNLREKAAVFKV, encoded by the coding sequence TTGAAGAAACAAAAGGTTACAACGAAGCTGTTGTTTATCACTTCATTAATCACCTTGTTCAACGTCGTCGCTGGCGGGTGGATTTTTATGCAAAATGCTTCGGTTAGAAGTGCAGTGAAAGCTTCCAATGAGCTTCAGGAGGCCAAAAAAGAATATCAAGGGATATCGGATTCGATGCTGCGCACGCTGCTTTCGATGATTGATGCCGTAGAAAACGGCAGCACCGGCGACGATGGAATCAACTTGGCACTTAAGTCGATGCCCGAGCGGGTAGAAAAATTGAAGGTTACACTAGCGTACCTGGATGAAAAATATCCTCATGGGGATAACGGCACCGCCTATTCGAACCAAGGCAATGTGTTTGGCCTTGCACTGGAGCAGCTTAATAAAGAAAACGGCAATCACAGCCTGCTCACCATTGAAGACCGCTCCGCCAAGGTCAAACAGCTTGTCAGTACATATACGATTGTTCTTAGCTTTGCGAATGAAACAGTAGAAAATTGGCTGGAAGTAGATACGGTCGCTACACAGGAGACATTAAATAAAAGTATCGCAGCTGCAAATACGATCATTATCATCAATATTGTTTTGCTGGCAGTACTGCCGTTCCTCATGTCGTATTCATTAAGCCGGAACGTAAAAAAAGGCATCGTTGGTTTAACGAAGCGTATTGCCGCGTATCAGAATAACGATTTCACCTATGATGAGAAGCTGGATCGCCAAGATGAATTTGGTCAAATTGACCGCTCGCTGGCGCAAATGGGTAGTGCGCTTCGTGACACCCTTCGTTCGACTATGGATGTAAGCACGGTTGTTCTGCAAGCCTCGCGCAATATGGGCGATATGATTGTTCGCAATCAGAACGCTTCCGAGCAGGTGAAGGAGGAGATCGGAAACGGCAAAACGATTTTGATGACCCAGTATGATGATGCAACTTCGATCTCGGCCGTAACGGAGCAAATATCGGCAAGCTCGCAGCAAATTGCGGCTTCAACCGAATATATTAATCGCGATATGAAAGAAATGAGAGAGTCATCGCGCACTGGCTCCACCGATATGAAGGGCGTTGTGCAGATGGTGAATCAGACGGTGCAGCAATTTGCCCGTGTTACCGAGTCCTTCGACCGAATCAATGAACGCTACAATAATGTAACGAAGTTTTTGGGCGGCATTCAGGATTTGAACACACAGACGAATTTATTGTCGCTGAATGCTTCGATTGAATCGGCGCGTGCAGGCGAGCATGGCAGAGGCTTTGCTGTAGTAGCGGAGGAAATTCGCAAGCTGTCGAGCCAGACGGATATCATTTCCAAAGATATTACGAAGGAGCTTAAGCTTATTCAGAACGATTTTGCAGACAGCAGCCAAAGCTTGAGCAGCTTCTCGGAAGTGATTGAAACGACGAAGCAGGCATCGGTGACAGCTAGCGAAATGTTTAATGGTCTGGAAAACCAAAGCAGCGTATTGTCCGAGCAAATGGGCGAAATTTCGGTCGGCATTGATGAAATTACAAAAGGCATTACCGATATTGTTGGCTCAGTTGACAAGCTGCTGCAAACCTCCTCCGAGGTAAATGGCAAAATGGAGCAGATGAGCGGTATGTCCGAAGATCAGTTCGAGGTATCGATCCAGCTTCAAGAGCTGGCTGAGAAACTGCAGGGTTCTTCCACTAATTTGCGCGAAAAAGCGGCTGTATTCAAGGTGTAA
- a CDS encoding YrzA family protein: MDFRLDLIEDKIEFFEAFDLRTLEKHIDQQIEANKALLLQVHAISHHAVFHPDRGKMLYSAVVHFKVKK, translated from the coding sequence ATGGATTTTCGACTGGATTTAATTGAGGATAAAATCGAATTTTTTGAGGCTTTTGACTTACGAACGCTGGAAAAGCACATTGACCAGCAAATTGAAGCGAATAAAGCACTGCTATTACAAGTTCATGCGATTAGTCATCATGCCGTGTTTCATCCCGATCGCGGGAAAATGCTGTACAGCGCAGTCGTTCATTTTAAAGTTAAAAAATAG
- the crtI gene encoding phytoene desaturase family protein — translation MKRVVIIGGGIGGLSAAARLAHAGYAVTVLEQQEKVGGKLQRIQLGEYRFDRGPSTITMTHAFRKVFASVGRDIEDYIDFYRLEHGTRNCFADGSVVDLSADPAEMEEQIARYSPEDARRYRAFMNEAAALYGQAERHFMNKMLVSWKDKLSPALAAAFIRIRPLTKLSVLLRRYFSHPNTLALFGRYATYVGSAPDRAPAIFAMLPHVETELGVFGVRGGTYSIVEGLRQLAEEMGAEIRTSLRVQRIAAKGGGVSGVETECGFVPADLVLANGDVLSVCRDLLGEQLRPAMTNRHISTYEPSLSGFVILAGIRRRYDKLRHHTVFYPERYGEEFSAIFARREAPADPAIYVCCSAYSEQELAPEGGSNLFILANAPYTSGAWSWEREAERYQGRLLKQLAAYGLEGLDREAEQLASYTPEDLERDTSAFRGAIYGISSNSAKQTFLRPSNRADLRGLWFAGGTTHPGGGTPMVALSGLLTAEAMIRQHHS, via the coding sequence ATGAAGCGGGTTGTCATCATTGGCGGCGGCATCGGCGGCTTATCCGCAGCAGCGCGCCTTGCGCATGCAGGTTATGCGGTCACCGTGCTGGAGCAGCAGGAGAAAGTAGGAGGCAAGCTCCAGCGCATTCAGCTGGGGGAATACCGCTTCGACCGGGGACCAAGCACGATTACGATGACGCATGCTTTTCGTAAAGTGTTTGCTTCTGTAGGCCGCGACATCGAGGACTATATCGATTTTTATCGGCTGGAGCATGGGACGCGCAATTGCTTTGCAGATGGCTCGGTCGTGGATTTATCCGCTGATCCGGCTGAGATGGAGGAGCAAATTGCCCGTTACAGCCCGGAGGATGCCCGGCGGTATCGGGCGTTTATGAACGAGGCCGCGGCGTTGTATGGGCAGGCGGAGCGTCATTTTATGAACAAAATGCTGGTTTCCTGGAAAGATAAGCTAAGTCCTGCGCTAGCTGCGGCATTCATCCGCATTCGCCCGCTGACAAAGCTGTCCGTGCTGCTGCGCCGCTATTTTAGCCATCCCAACACACTGGCCTTGTTTGGACGTTATGCGACCTATGTCGGATCTGCGCCTGATCGGGCGCCAGCAATCTTCGCGATGCTGCCGCATGTCGAGACAGAGCTTGGCGTTTTTGGTGTTCGAGGCGGCACCTACAGCATCGTTGAAGGGCTGCGCCAGCTTGCGGAGGAAATGGGGGCGGAAATACGCACCTCGTTGCGTGTGCAGCGGATTGCTGCAAAAGGCGGCGGCGTAAGCGGAGTAGAGACGGAATGCGGTTTTGTGCCAGCCGATCTGGTGCTCGCGAACGGAGATGTGCTGTCCGTATGCCGCGATTTGCTCGGCGAGCAGCTGCGGCCTGCCATGACGAATCGCCATATTTCAACTTACGAGCCTTCTCTGTCCGGCTTTGTCATTCTTGCAGGCATTCGCAGACGTTACGATAAGCTGCGGCATCATACTGTATTTTATCCGGAAAGGTATGGGGAGGAATTTTCGGCGATTTTCGCGCGCCGCGAGGCTCCTGCCGATCCTGCGATTTATGTATGCTGCTCCGCCTATTCGGAACAGGAACTGGCGCCGGAAGGGGGCAGCAACCTGTTTATTTTGGCGAATGCCCCGTATACGTCGGGCGCTTGGAGCTGGGAGAGGGAGGCGGAGCGCTATCAGGGCCGTCTATTGAAGCAGCTGGCTGCCTATGGCTTGGAGGGACTGGACCGGGAAGCGGAGCAGCTTGCTTCGTATACACCGGAGGATTTGGAGCGGGATACGTCGGCATTTCGCGGCGCGATCTATGGCATTTCCTCGAACTCAGCAAAGCAGACATTTTTGCGGCCGTCCAATCGTGCGGATTTGCGCGGACTATGGTTTGCGGGCGGAACGACCCATCCCGGCGGGGGAACGCCGATGGTTGCTCTGTCGGGGCTGCTCACCGCAGAGGCGATGATTCGGCAGCATCATTCATGA